The stretch of DNA GATCGCGATCTTTATAGCCATGAAAAACTCCTGGATGTTATTTTAAAAGCGAAAACAGTATATCGCAGCCCGAAAAAAAGTCAATTGCGCGCACCTGTTTTGCGCGGAGATGTTCGCTGGCCGATGTTAACGTAATACATCGAATTGATTTTATACAAAACTCTGCTATTATTGCCTGCCGAACAGAACCATGAGGAACCCCATGTCAGAACGAGACCCGGAGATACAGGCCGTACTTTCCGTCATAAGCCGCGGCACCGCGGAAATAATCAGCGAGGACGAGCTCGTTGAGAAGCTTACGCGTTCGAAGAAGACCGGGAAACCGCTTACGGTGAAAGCGGGGTTCGACCCCACCGCACCGGACATGCATCTCGGGCACAGCGTGCTCCTCAGGAAAATGCGCGGCCTGCAGGACCTCGGGCATAAGATCGTATTCCTCATCGGCGATTTCACCGGCATGATCGGTGATCCGAGCGGCCGTTCGAAGACACGCCGGCAGCTCTCGCGCGAGGATGTGCTCCTCAACGCGGAAACGTACAAAGAGCAGGTATTCAAGATACTCGACAAGGACAAGACGGTCATCGAATTCAATTCGCATTGGTGCGAGCGTATGAAATTCGCCGATGTCCTTTCGCTCACCGCACGCTACACGGTCGCCCGCATGCTCGAGCGCGACGATTTCACGAACCGGTACAAAGAGGGAAAGCCCATCGCCATGATCGAGTTCCTGTATCCCCTCGTGCAGGGGTACGATTCGGTGGCGCTCAACGCCGATATCGAGCTCGGCGGCACCGATCAGAAATTCAATCTCCTCGTCGGGCGCGAGCTCATGCGCGAATACGGGCTCGAACCGCAGGTGATAATGACCATGCCCATACTCGAGGGGCTTGACGGCGTGGAGAAAATGTCCAAAAGCCTCGGGAATTATGTGGGGATAAAAGAACCCCCGAAGGAGATGTTCGGCAAGCTCATGAGCATACCCGATACGCTCATCACGCGCTATCTTGAGCTTCTCACCGACATACCGATGGGGACCATTGAGACGTACGCCCGCGAGATGAAGGAAGGACGCAACCCCCGGGATGTGAAGGTGATACTCGCGAAGGAGATCGTCACGATGTACCACAGCGCGAAAGCGGCTGCGGACGCCGAGGACGAATTCTCACGGATATTCTCCGGCGGCGGCATACCGGATACCGTGGAAGAGGTCGCCGTCGAGAACGGCACGAACATTCTTTCCGTGTTGAAGACTGCCATGCCCTCGGAAAGCAATTCCCAGCTTCGCCGCTACCTCGAGCAGGGCGGCGTGAAGATCGATGAAGAGAAGATCGAGGATGCCGCTCGGGCGGTATCGCTCACGTCCCCCCGGATATTGAAGGTCGGCAAACGAAAATTCTTCAAGCTTGTTGCGCGGTAGATAGTGATGCGGCGGCTCCTTGTCATCCTCATCATGGCACTGCCGCTGCCCCTGTTCACCGCGCCCGCAACGAACATACCCGCCGTTGATGCGCCGAAGGCCTTCATCGAACTTTTGACCGTCATGCGCCGCAAGGAATTATCGGAAGCAGCGATGCTCTACGGAATAACCGTCACAGAGCGCGATTCCGAGAACGAGATGCGCACGAAGATACTCAAGCATGTGTTCGGCGACGATGCACGCATGACCGCGGCGGGCAATGCGCTTGAAGAACGCCCGCGGTCACGGCGCTATCTCGAGGGGGGGAGCGTACTCCTCAAAAAAGCCGACCGCGTCGAGCGTTCTGTGGCGAAGGCCGGCGGTGCGGAAGAGGAGATAATACGCATCGTCGGCTCCGTCGAGCTTTCGGTGTTCGAATACACGCTCACGGCGGGCACCATCGTCTACAGCGCCACGAGCGACGAGGTCTTCGGGTATGACGGCGTTACCATCGACAACGGCGCACAGCGCGTTACCGGCGAATGGTTCTCGTTCAATCGAAAGACGAAGATCGGCATGCTCTATCAGGGGGAATCGTATCTCCCCGACCGATCGCTCACCATCGTGGGCAAGGTCATTAAATTCACCGAGGGCCGGTTCTTTGCGGATGAGGGATATGTCACCACATCGATGCTCTCCCCGCCGACGTATTTTTTCCGCGTCTACCGCACCTATCTCTGGGAACAGAAGAAGATAATGGCCCTCAACATGTCGTATCAGGTCGGCGCACAGCCGTTCTTCTATTTCCCCATCTTCGTACAGAACTACTGGGGTACGGGGATACTCTCTTCATTCGGTTCATCCCTGCGGGAAGGCCTGTACGTACAGAACTCGAAAGTGATACCGCTCCTCGGCATACCCAATTCGTTCAGGCTCGATCTCTATCAGAAGCTCGGCATCTTCGCGGGTGACGACGTCGTGCTCAGCGGCGATTGGGGAACGGTGCACCTGAACCTCATGGGTGCGTTCTCCCGCAAGGCCGCG from Spirochaetota bacterium encodes:
- the tyrS gene encoding tyrosine--tRNA ligase, whose translation is MSERDPEIQAVLSVISRGTAEIISEDELVEKLTRSKKTGKPLTVKAGFDPTAPDMHLGHSVLLRKMRGLQDLGHKIVFLIGDFTGMIGDPSGRSKTRRQLSREDVLLNAETYKEQVFKILDKDKTVIEFNSHWCERMKFADVLSLTARYTVARMLERDDFTNRYKEGKPIAMIEFLYPLVQGYDSVALNADIELGGTDQKFNLLVGRELMREYGLEPQVIMTMPILEGLDGVEKMSKSLGNYVGIKEPPKEMFGKLMSIPDTLITRYLELLTDIPMGTIETYAREMKEGRNPRDVKVILAKEIVTMYHSAKAAADAEDEFSRIFSGGGIPDTVEEVAVENGTNILSVLKTAMPSESNSQLRRYLEQGGVKIDEEKIEDAARAVSLTSPRILKVGKRKFFKLVAR